DNA sequence from the Methylomonas albis genome:
ACTGCGGCTGACCACGATTTCGCCGGCACCCAGCCCGCGTTGGCCTTGATCGGCGACTTGCAAGCCGCGCTCGAACACACGGGTAATGTCGGTGCCTTTGCGGCCGTCACCGCGGGTATACAGCATCTGGCCGTCGTCATAGGCGGCGTAACCATCCAGCTTGGGCGTGACTTTAAAAATCAGTTCGGCAAAGTTTTTGTCCAGATCGCCAGCGGCTTTTTCGATGCGGCCGGCCCAGCGTTCCACTTCTTCGCGGCTATAGGCTTTATCGGTGGACAGCATGATGGTTGGCAGATCGACTGTTTTGCCGGCGAAGATTGGTTCCGGCTCGACGCTATGTAGCAGCGGATGATCGGGCTGACGTTTTTTCAATTCCGCCAAATACACAAAATCGTAATCGGCATCGCTGATAATCGGCTCGCCGCCACGATACAAGGCATTGGTAATTTCCAGGAATGCGACCAGTTCGCTGTCCCTTACGGTATTCAGCAAATCCGGGTGTTTGCACAATTCGCAAAAGCGTTTCTCACCAATATCGTTGGGATCTAGGGTAGTTTGCAAAAGAATAGCTTTTTGACTGTCGGTGAGCATACGAGGATAGATAAGTCGGCTAGGGCGGCGATTATAGGATAATACCGCAAAAAAAAAGGCGGGAGAGAAAACTCGCCCGCCGAAGCATCTATCTTTCAAGAGGATCATGTCAACGGTAGGAATGCGCGTGACATGGGTCTAATATAAAGTTTTCCGCCGAATAAGGGTTGATCTAGGTCAATGTTTATCGAGTTATTGAGTGGCGTTTTCTTCGAGAGTATTTGATGTCGCGTGGCAGGATTTGCATAAACCATGAATTTCGATGGTTTTACGTTGCGAAATAAAGCCGGCTTCGCCCAATTCGCCGGCAAGCGCGCCTAACACCAGCGGCGCAGAACGTTCTTCCACAGTATTGCAGGCGGTACAGATCAATAACAATTGGTCGTGCTGAGTGTCGGAGCAATGGCAACCGACGAAAGCGTTTAAACTTTCCACGCGATGAATCAGGCCCTGTTCAAGTAGAAAGTCCAAAGCCCGGTAGACTGTCGACGGTTTTGCTGCATCGTTTACCGGTCTGATTTGATCCAGTAAGTCGTATGCTTTTACCGCCTTATGGCTGTTCCAGATTAGTTCCAGAATCTTATGGCGTATGGGGGTCAGTTGGACTCCGCGCGTTAAGCAAAGTTGTTCGGCTACACTTATCGCCTTGCGGATGCATATGCTGTGGTCATGCTCTGGTGTCGGGAAGGTTGCGTTGTCGGTCATTTTACAAAGGGTGATTAGGTTCATTCATTTTGCGAACGCGGTAAGTTATAGTGCCAGCATAAACAACCCATTTCAAATCGGATTACTAAATAGAGTTTGCGTGCTTTCATGGTGTTTACTTGAACGCCATAGTATGGTTGTTTGGCGGTTTTCGGCGGATTTTTGCGAAGCGGCTATCAGTAATTTTTGAGGCTATAGATGAGAAGGATTACATTCCTGGTTTATACAGTGCTATGGATATTGTTGATTAGCCTGAGTCTTTACCAGCAATTAACGGACACCAAGCAGTACGCGGAAAAAATTGCCACGCGGCAGGCGGAGATGTTTTTTGACCATATTGTGTTGATCAACAAATGGAATGCTTCGCATGGCGGTGTTTACGTTCCCATTACCGAAACGACTCAGCCTAACCCTTATTTAAGTATTCCTGATCGGGATATTGAAACCACGGATGGTAAACAGCTTACGTTGATCAACCCTGCCCATATGACTCGGCAATTAGCTGAAATGAGCGGTGAATCGAATATTGCCTTTCACCTAACCGACTTCCATCCGGTTCGAGTGGAAAGTCGGCCGGATCAATGGGAGGCCGAAGCCTTGCTGGCTTTTCAACGTGGTCAAAAAAGCGTCAGTGGTATCGGCACTATCAATGGTCAATCTTTTTATCGCTACATGGCGCCGCTACATGTTGTGCAAAGTTGCATCGTTTGTCATCAGCAGCAAGGTTACAAAGAGGGCGATATTCGCGGCGGTATTAGCGTTAGCATTCCGAGTGCCAGTATAGATGCCTTTGTGAATGAGCGTCTGGAGCATTTGACAATCACCCATGCCATCGTGGCTTGTATCGGTCTGATCGTATTGTTATTGTCTTATTTGGCGCAAGCCAGACTCAGTCAGCGGCTGGATAAAGCCAAAAGCCGTATGCAATTGGCTTATCTGGATTCCCTGACCTTACTCCCCAATCGTCGTTACTACGATGCCTTTGTAAAAAGGGAATGGAAGCGCGCCTTGCGTCATCAGTACCCAATCTCGATGATCATGATCGACATCGATTTTTTTAAGTTATACAACGATAACCTTGGACATATCGAGGGCGATCACTGTTTGCGGCAAGTGGCTAAAACCATGAAGCGTTTTTTTAGGCGGCCGGGGGATTTGATCGCCCGCTATGGCGGAGAAGAGTTTTGCGTAGTCGCGGCTTGCGACGCGGAGCAAATCATGGTGCTGGCGGAGATTCTCAGAAAAGCGGTGGAAAATATGCGCTTACCGCATCCAGCTTCTAAAGTTTCTCCATTCGTCACTATTAGCCTTGGCGCGGCTTCTATCGTGCCAAGTGACGATGA
Encoded proteins:
- a CDS encoding transcriptional repressor, with protein sequence MTDNATFPTPEHDHSICIRKAISVAEQLCLTRGVQLTPIRHKILELIWNSHKAVKAYDLLDQIRPVNDAAKPSTVYRALDFLLEQGLIHRVESLNAFVGCHCSDTQHDQLLLICTACNTVEERSAPLVLGALAGELGEAGFISQRKTIEIHGLCKSCHATSNTLEENATQ
- a CDS encoding diguanylate cyclase domain-containing protein, with translation MRRITFLVYTVLWILLISLSLYQQLTDTKQYAEKIATRQAEMFFDHIVLINKWNASHGGVYVPITETTQPNPYLSIPDRDIETTDGKQLTLINPAHMTRQLAEMSGESNIAFHLTDFHPVRVESRPDQWEAEALLAFQRGQKSVSGIGTINGQSFYRYMAPLHVVQSCIVCHQQQGYKEGDIRGGISVSIPSASIDAFVNERLEHLTITHAIVACIGLIVLLLSYLAQARLSQRLDKAKSRMQLAYLDSLTLLPNRRYYDAFVKREWKRALRHQYPISMIMIDIDFFKLYNDNLGHIEGDHCLRQVAKTMKRFFRRPGDLIARYGGEEFCVVAACDAEQIMVLAEILRKAVENMRLPHPASKVSPFVTISLGAASIVPSDDESFESLLHSADQALYDAKATGRNRVGKYRN